In Blattabacterium cuenoti, the following proteins share a genomic window:
- the lpdA gene encoding dihydrolipoyl dehydrogenase, protein MHFDVIVLGSGPGGYVASIRAAQLGMKTAVVEKDSIGGVCLNWGCIPTKSLLNSVKILQSIKKNGELFGIKNKDIEIDYPKIISKSRKIVDQIRKGVSFLMKKNGIHVIYGNARLKKNKKIEIFKNDESIAEYSGSHIIIATGAIPKIDAKFQYNRKEIITYKEALSLSSLPKKMIIIGSGSIGLEFAYFYHSMGTKVTVIEICPKLFPNGDDDISDYLKYSFDKIGIESYVSSSINQITYNNNNCEVIVGIKTTSLENIVLKADTVLYAIGVVPNIKHIGLEEIGIQTEKGFIVVDGNYSTNIDGYYAIGDVIKTPSLAHVASHEAINCVENIKGLNCQEINYNNVPKCVYSLPEIASIGYTEKESKEKGFQIKIGKFPFSALGRSISDENTDGFVKVIFDDKYDEWLGCHMIGNHVTDLISEVAVARKLEATSYEILGSIHPHPSLSESIIESVANAYGKAIHL, encoded by the coding sequence ATGCATTTTGATGTTATTGTTTTAGGAAGTGGCCCTGGTGGTTATGTTGCTTCCATACGCGCAGCACAACTTGGAATGAAAACAGCTGTAGTGGAAAAAGATTCTATTGGAGGCGTTTGTTTAAATTGGGGATGTATTCCTACTAAATCACTTTTGAATAGCGTAAAAATTTTACAATCCATAAAAAAAAATGGGGAATTATTTGGTATAAAAAATAAAGATATTGAAATAGATTATCCTAAAATTATTTCTAAAAGTAGAAAAATCGTTGATCAAATAAGAAAAGGAGTTTCATTTTTAATGAAAAAAAATGGTATTCATGTTATTTATGGAAATGCCCGCTTAAAAAAAAATAAAAAAATAGAAATTTTTAAAAACGATGAAAGCATTGCAGAATATTCTGGTTCACATATTATTATTGCTACTGGTGCAATTCCTAAAATTGATGCAAAATTTCAATATAATAGGAAAGAAATTATAACATATAAAGAGGCTCTATCCTTATCTTCATTACCAAAAAAAATGATAATCATAGGTTCTGGTTCTATAGGATTGGAATTTGCTTATTTTTATCATTCTATGGGGACAAAAGTCACTGTTATAGAAATATGTCCTAAATTATTTCCTAATGGAGATGATGATATATCTGATTATTTAAAATATTCTTTTGATAAAATAGGAATTGAAAGTTATGTATCTTCCAGCATAAATCAAATTACTTATAATAATAATAATTGTGAAGTTATTGTTGGTATTAAAACAACATCATTAGAAAATATTGTGTTAAAAGCAGATACGGTACTATACGCTATAGGAGTTGTTCCCAATATTAAACATATTGGACTAGAAGAAATAGGAATTCAAACAGAAAAAGGATTTATAGTTGTAGATGGAAATTATAGTACGAATATAGATGGATATTATGCTATTGGAGATGTAATTAAAACTCCTTCTTTAGCTCATGTTGCATCGCATGAGGCAATAAATTGCGTTGAAAATATAAAAGGTTTAAATTGTCAAGAAATAAATTATAATAATGTTCCGAAATGTGTTTATTCACTTCCTGAAATAGCTTCAATAGGTTATACAGAAAAAGAGTCGAAAGAAAAAGGATTTCAAATAAAAATAGGAAAATTCCCTTTTAGCGCTTTAGGTAGGTCTATTTCTGATGAGAATACTGACGGTTTTGTAAAAGTAATTTTTGACGATAAATATGATGAATGGTTAGGATGCCATATGATAGGAAATCATGTGACGGATTTAATTTCAGAAGTAGCAGTTGCCAGAAAATTAGAGGCAACCAGCTATGAAATTTTGGGTAGTATCCATCCTCATCCTTCATTAAGTGAATCTATTATAGAATCTGTAGCTAACGCTTATGGTAAAGCTATTCATTTATAA
- the fsa gene encoding fructose-6-phosphate aldolase: protein MKFFIDTANLKEIDEARSLGMLDGVTTNPSLISNESVSNQKEIQKHYISICERLKNEENVSAEVISTDYDNMIQEGEKLSLLHPRIVVKIPITKNGIRAIKYFSNKKIKTNCTLIFSTGQALLAAKAGANYVSPFIGRLDDLSYNGLNLIREIKNVYENYHFKTKILGASIRNPLHIIECSKIGIHAITSPISVVYSLLNHPLTDIGLEKFLKDFKKKIK, encoded by the coding sequence ATGAAGTTTTTTATAGATACAGCTAACTTAAAAGAAATTGATGAGGCAAGATCATTAGGCATGTTAGATGGAGTTACAACAAATCCATCTTTGATATCAAATGAATCTGTTTCCAATCAAAAAGAAATTCAGAAACATTATATATCTATATGTGAACGTTTAAAAAATGAAGAAAATGTGAGTGCAGAAGTTATCAGCACTGATTATGATAACATGATTCAAGAAGGAGAAAAACTTTCTCTTCTACACCCAAGAATTGTAGTGAAAATACCCATAACAAAAAATGGAATCCGAGCTATTAAATATTTTTCTAACAAAAAAATTAAAACTAATTGTACTCTTATTTTTTCTACAGGACAAGCTCTTTTAGCGGCAAAAGCTGGCGCGAATTATGTTTCTCCATTTATTGGTAGATTAGATGATCTATCTTATAACGGATTAAACTTAATAAGAGAAATAAAAAATGTATATGAAAACTATCATTTTAAAACAAAAATATTAGGAGCTTCTATCCGTAATCCTTTACATATCATAGAATGTTCTAAAATAGGAATACATGCTATTACTTCTCCTATAAGTGTTGTTTATTCTTTATTAAATCACCCCTTAACAGATATAGGATTGGAAAAATTTCTAAAAGATTTTAAGAAAAAAATAAAATAA
- a CDS encoding outer membrane protein assembly factor BamD produces MIRIIFIVSILSLVFEGCSILPEKKSVFSEEDTLFEQGKRYYLSSLNFDLDQTKTDIAISKFNQFIKKYPDSSKIKEAYRILNNLLKKIEKKNYCIANSYFLMNRYQASLIYFKDLINDFPESCFKEKIMYKICVSQYKLSKKKDFVRSYNEYMKNFPYSYNAKKLKILYKKLK; encoded by the coding sequence TTGATTAGAATTATTTTTATTGTATCAATATTAAGTTTAGTTTTTGAAGGGTGCTCTATATTACCGGAAAAAAAATCTGTTTTTTCAGAAGAGGATACTTTATTTGAACAGGGGAAACGTTATTATTTATCATCTTTAAATTTTGACTTAGATCAAACGAAGACCGATATTGCAATTAGTAAATTTAATCAATTTATTAAAAAATATCCTGATAGTTCAAAAATTAAAGAAGCCTATAGGATACTTAATAACTTGTTGAAAAAAATTGAAAAAAAAAACTATTGCATTGCTAATTCTTATTTTTTAATGAATAGATATCAAGCTTCTTTGATTTACTTTAAAGATCTTATTAATGATTTTCCAGAAAGTTGTTTTAAAGAGAAAATTATGTATAAAATTTGTGTTTCTCAATATAAACTTTCTAAAAAAAAAGATTTTGTAAGATCATATAATGAATACATGAAAAATTTTCCATATTCTTATAATGCAAAAAAATTAAAGATTTTGTACAAAAAGTTAAAATGA
- a CDS encoding ferritin, which produces MFSEKIQKGLIKQLNRELESSQLYLSMASWVDRKGYEGICEFLYDHSNEERIHMLKFIRYINKRGGNVIFHDFLHVNITYTSLKELFLKLFEHEKKISKEINFLVEISLQEKDYFTYNFLQWYVEEQIEEEALSKMILDKIELIGEDKGGLYLFDKDMKNSHKNKKF; this is translated from the coding sequence ATGTTCAGTGAAAAAATACAAAAAGGATTAATAAAACAGTTAAATAGAGAATTAGAATCTTCTCAATTGTATTTATCTATGGCATCTTGGGTTGATAGAAAAGGTTACGAAGGAATATGTGAATTCCTATATGATCATTCAAATGAAGAAAGAATTCATATGTTAAAGTTCATTAGATATATTAATAAAAGAGGAGGAAACGTTATTTTCCATGATTTTTTACATGTAAATATAACATACACATCTTTAAAAGAGTTATTTTTAAAATTATTTGAACATGAAAAGAAAATATCTAAGGAAATAAATTTTTTAGTAGAAATTTCTTTACAAGAAAAAGATTATTTTACATATAATTTCTTGCAATGGTATGTTGAAGAACAGATTGAGGAAGAAGCTTTAAGTAAAATGATTTTAGATAAAATAGAATTAATAGGAGAAGATAAAGGAGGATTGTATTTATTTGATAAAGACATGAAAAATTCTCACAAAAATAAGAAATTTTGA
- the dapA gene encoding 4-hydroxy-tetrahydrodipicolinate synthase: MKKLYGTGVALVTPFKKDGKIDFNGLEKLVKYVVDNNVDYLVALGTTAETATLKKEERWDVVKCIQNTNYKQLPLILGIGGNNTEEVIKKINSIKNLSDFYAILSVSPYYNRPSQEGIYQHFKSIVSYTEADIILYNVPKRTGSNINPDTVLRLAFDFKNIIGIKEASGNVLQSYKILDKKPENFSVISGDDFITLPVILGGGEGVISVVAQGLPKKISNMISLARNNNVKKAFSIFYNIIKIIDLIYEEGNPTGIKTFLDIIGICDSYVRLPLLIGTPSLREKMLFSLKNIK, encoded by the coding sequence ATGAAAAAATTATATGGAACAGGTGTAGCGTTAGTTACTCCTTTTAAAAAGGATGGAAAAATTGACTTCAATGGACTAGAAAAACTTGTAAAATATGTAGTAGACAATAATGTAGATTATTTAGTTGCATTGGGAACAACAGCTGAAACAGCTACCCTAAAAAAGGAAGAGAGATGGGATGTAGTAAAATGTATTCAAAATACTAATTATAAACAACTTCCTTTAATATTAGGAATAGGAGGGAACAACACAGAAGAAGTTATAAAAAAAATAAATAGCATAAAAAACTTATCGGATTTTTATGCTATTCTTTCAGTTTCTCCTTATTATAATAGACCTTCTCAAGAGGGGATTTATCAACACTTCAAATCTATTGTTAGTTATACAGAGGCAGATATTATTCTTTATAATGTACCCAAAAGAACAGGATCTAATATTAACCCAGATACTGTTTTACGTTTAGCTTTTGATTTCAAAAATATAATAGGGATAAAAGAAGCTTCAGGAAATGTTTTACAATCTTATAAAATATTGGATAAAAAACCAGAAAATTTTAGTGTAATATCAGGGGACGATTTTATAACTTTACCTGTTATATTAGGAGGAGGTGAAGGGGTTATTTCCGTAGTTGCTCAAGGGCTTCCTAAAAAAATTTCTAATATGATATCCTTGGCAAGGAATAATAATGTAAAAAAAGCTTTTTCTATTTTTTACAATATTATTAAAATAATAGACCTTATTTACGAAGAAGGAAATCCTACAGGGATCAAAACTTTTTTAGATATAATAGGAATATGTGATTCATATGTGAGATTGCCATTATTAATTGGAACTCCATCTTTAAGAGAAAAAATGTTATTTTCATTAAAAAATATTAAATAA
- a CDS encoding RNA recognition motif domain-containing protein — MDNTKLYVGNLSYDMTEQELKKYFESVGEVTHAKIIFDESTSSKRSKGFGFIEMSNEENARQAIEKLNGTEFMGRNIIVSAARPRTKKDY; from the coding sequence ATGGACAATACGAAACTATACGTTGGTAATTTATCTTATGATATGACAGAACAAGAATTGAAAAAATATTTTGAATCTGTGGGAGAAGTCACTCATGCCAAAATAATTTTTGATGAATCTACATCAAGCAAAAGGAGTAAAGGTTTTGGATTTATAGAAATGTCTAATGAAGAAAACGCTAGACAAGCTATAGAAAAATTAAATGGAACAGAGTTTATGGGCAGAAATATTATTGTATCTGCAGCTAGACCAAGAACAAAGAAAGATTATTAG
- the pncB gene encoding nicotinate phosphoribosyltransferase, which yields MNNFSIVSSLLDNDFYKFTMQNAVIKLFPLAKAKYEFINRGKHSFPKNFAKILKENLNKMAYLKLSNEERVFLEKYCPYLDSSYLDFLNKYQYNPKEVNIFQKGKNIQMHIEGLWSRTILWEVPLMAIISELYYKLTGAKKISEKKITSITKEKLKKYKKLQVKIGEYGTRRRYSYKVHKLVLKTLTEEGAPLFMGSSNLHFSHIFSIKPIGTQGHEWVMFHAAKYGLNIADRIAMENWLNIYGNNLGIALSDTYTSPIFFKNFNKKLSNIFKGVRHDSGDPIFFAKETIKHYKKFKINPVRKKIIFSDNLNPCKVAYISSFCKKKINTCFGIGTNFTNDVGFPSMNIVIKMVKALPDEKWISVVKLSNVKEKSTGEKNMIFLAKKILHI from the coding sequence ATGAATAATTTTTCTATTGTATCATCATTATTGGACAATGATTTTTATAAATTTACAATGCAGAATGCTGTAATAAAATTATTTCCATTAGCAAAAGCCAAATATGAATTTATAAACAGAGGAAAACACTCTTTTCCTAAGAATTTTGCTAAAATTTTAAAAGAAAATTTAAATAAAATGGCTTATTTAAAACTTTCAAATGAGGAGAGGGTTTTTTTAGAAAAATATTGTCCTTATTTAGATTCTTCTTATTTAGATTTTTTAAATAAATACCAATACAACCCAAAAGAAGTAAATATTTTTCAAAAAGGAAAAAATATACAAATGCATATAGAAGGGTTATGGAGCCGCACTATATTATGGGAAGTGCCTTTAATGGCCATTATATCTGAATTATATTATAAACTAACAGGAGCTAAAAAAATATCGGAAAAAAAAATCACAAGTATAACAAAGGAAAAATTAAAAAAATATAAAAAATTACAAGTTAAAATTGGAGAATATGGGACAAGGAGAAGATATTCTTATAAAGTACATAAATTAGTTTTAAAAACATTAACAGAGGAAGGAGCCCCTCTTTTCATGGGAAGCAGTAATCTACACTTTTCTCATATTTTTTCAATAAAACCAATAGGGACCCAAGGACATGAATGGGTCATGTTTCATGCAGCAAAATACGGATTAAATATAGCAGACCGGATCGCTATGGAAAATTGGTTGAATATTTATGGAAATAATTTAGGAATAGCTTTATCTGATACATATACTTCCCCAATTTTTTTTAAAAACTTTAATAAAAAACTTTCAAACATTTTTAAAGGAGTAAGACATGACAGTGGAGATCCTATTTTTTTTGCTAAAGAAACTATAAAACATTATAAAAAATTTAAAATAAATCCTGTAAGAAAAAAAATCATATTCTCTGATAATCTTAATCCATGCAAAGTGGCTTATATTTCTTCTTTTTGTAAAAAAAAAATAAATACTTGTTTTGGAATAGGAACTAATTTTACTAATGATGTAGGTTTTCCTTCCATGAACATTGTCATAAAAATGGTCAAAGCTCTTCCAGATGAAAAATGGATATCAGTGGTAAAACTTTCTAATGTTAAAGAAAAATCGACCGGAGAAAAAAATATGATTTTTTTAGCAAAAAAAATCCTTCATATATAA
- the miaB gene encoding tRNA (N6-isopentenyl adenosine(37)-C2)-methylthiotransferase MiaB has translation MKNKSFYIENYGCQMNISDSDIITSILLDNDFFLSENLEKANIILLNACSIREKAELTIKKRLEQLKFLKKEKKICIGIIGCFSKQIKDLFLQEKMVDFFVNPDSYREIPNFIHYSIMGKQYSHAVKKNETYADISIVNVKKNNKKITTFLSITRGCNNMCTFCIVPFTRGRERSSDPYSIIQECKRLYHNGYKEITLLGQNVDSYLWIKKDMIKNQKNIVDFSHLLDLLAEEIPFIRIRFSTSNPHDMSDKVLEVISKHRNICKHIHLPVQSGSNKILRLMNRKYTREKYLSLVKKIKNIIPECSISHDIISGFCNENEEDHKETISLMNEIKYNYGYMFSYSPRPGTYAYRKFKDNVPKDVKKRRLREIIDLQRDHSFYRMKEHLGKIEEVLIEGESKKNNQYWYGRNTQNLVIVFPKKNLNIGDMVHVEITDTTSATLIGKLF, from the coding sequence ATGAAAAACAAAAGTTTTTATATCGAAAATTATGGTTGTCAAATGAATATATCAGATAGTGATATTATTACTTCTATTTTATTGGATAATGATTTTTTTTTATCTGAAAACTTAGAAAAAGCAAATATTATACTGTTAAACGCTTGTTCTATTAGAGAAAAAGCAGAATTAACAATAAAAAAAAGATTGGAACAATTAAAGTTTCTTAAAAAGGAAAAAAAAATTTGTATTGGAATTATAGGATGTTTTTCAAAACAAATTAAAGATCTTTTTTTGCAAGAAAAAATGGTAGATTTTTTTGTGAATCCAGATTCTTATAGGGAAATACCTAATTTTATTCATTATTCTATAATGGGAAAGCAATATTCTCATGCAGTTAAAAAAAATGAAACTTATGCGGATATAAGTATTGTAAATGTAAAAAAAAATAATAAAAAAATAACAACTTTTTTAAGCATAACAAGAGGTTGTAATAATATGTGTACATTTTGTATCGTCCCTTTTACCAGAGGGAGAGAAAGAAGTAGCGATCCATATTCCATAATACAGGAATGTAAACGTTTATATCATAATGGATATAAAGAAATAACTCTTTTAGGACAAAATGTGGATTCTTATTTATGGATAAAAAAAGATATGATTAAGAATCAAAAAAATATCGTAGATTTTTCTCATCTTTTAGATCTTTTAGCAGAGGAAATTCCTTTTATAAGAATTAGATTTTCTACATCTAATCCTCATGATATGTCTGACAAAGTCCTAGAAGTAATTTCTAAACATAGGAATATTTGCAAACATATTCATTTACCTGTTCAATCTGGAAGCAATAAAATACTAAGATTGATGAACAGAAAATATACACGGGAAAAATATCTTTCTTTAGTTAAAAAAATTAAAAATATTATTCCTGAATGTTCTATTTCTCATGATATTATTAGTGGATTTTGTAATGAAAATGAAGAAGATCATAAAGAAACTATAAGTTTAATGAATGAAATTAAATATAATTATGGATATATGTTTTCTTATTCTCCCAGACCTGGAACTTATGCATATAGAAAATTTAAAGATAATGTACCTAAAGATGTTAAAAAAAGACGATTAAGAGAAATTATTGATTTACAAAGAGATCATTCATTTTATAGAATGAAAGAACATTTAGGTAAAATAGAAGAAGTTTTAATAGAAGGAGAATCAAAAAAAAATAATCAATATTGGTATGGAAGAAATACGCAAAATCTAGTTATAGTCTTTCCTAAAAAAAACCTAAATATAGGAGATATGGTTCATGTAGAAATCACAGATACTACATCCGCCACTTTAATAGGAAAACTTTTCTAG
- a CDS encoding sigma-54 interaction domain-containing protein, translating to MEPIFIQNIKQKFGIIGYDYALHRALEKAIQVAPTDISVLVLGESGVGKEFIPKIIHQYSSRKHHAYIAVNCGAIPEGTIDSELFGHEKGSFTGATSMRKGYFEGANGGTIFLDEVGELPLPTQVRLLRILESGEFIKVGSSKIQKTNIRIVAATNLNMVESIQKGKFREDLFYRLNTVQINVPPLRFRKNDIKFLFKKFSNDFAEKYHMPPVTFSEESLKYLEDYSWPGNIRQLKNLIEQISVVETQREISIEKLKEYIPENIPSISFSNNVIETSFRDRERDFLYKILFDMKKNLNDLKNITFQLIKNNSNARFIEKNQHLMDKVFGKIIHNRDDSIFQLEDSDYEEVEEDLSKNELSSFSLQRKEIEFIQKALKKNNGKRRKAAKELGISERTLYRKIKQYGL from the coding sequence ATGGAACCTATCTTTATCCAAAATATAAAACAAAAATTTGGTATCATTGGATATGATTATGCTTTGCATAGAGCTTTAGAAAAAGCAATACAAGTCGCTCCTACTGACATTTCAGTATTGGTTCTTGGAGAAAGTGGAGTAGGGAAAGAGTTTATCCCAAAAATTATTCATCAATATTCTTCTAGAAAACATCATGCTTATATTGCTGTGAATTGTGGTGCTATCCCAGAAGGAACTATTGATAGTGAACTTTTTGGGCATGAAAAGGGGTCTTTTACAGGGGCTACGAGTATGCGTAAAGGTTATTTTGAAGGAGCAAATGGAGGAACTATATTTTTAGATGAAGTAGGGGAATTACCTTTACCTACGCAGGTTCGTCTTCTTAGAATATTGGAATCTGGAGAGTTTATTAAAGTAGGATCCTCTAAAATTCAAAAAACAAATATACGTATTGTTGCTGCTACTAATTTGAATATGGTAGAATCCATACAAAAAGGAAAATTTAGAGAAGATTTATTTTATCGTTTAAATACAGTTCAGATCAATGTTCCTCCTTTACGTTTCCGTAAAAATGATATCAAATTCTTATTTAAAAAATTTTCTAATGATTTTGCAGAAAAATATCATATGCCTCCAGTAACGTTTTCTGAAGAATCTTTAAAATATTTAGAAGATTATTCTTGGCCTGGTAATATCAGACAATTAAAAAATCTTATAGAACAAATTTCTGTAGTAGAAACTCAACGTGAAATTTCTATAGAAAAATTAAAAGAATATATTCCAGAAAATATTCCATCGATATCTTTTTCTAATAATGTAATAGAAACATCTTTTCGTGATAGAGAAAGAGATTTTCTTTATAAAATTCTATTTGACATGAAAAAAAATTTGAATGATTTAAAAAATATTACATTTCAATTAATTAAAAATAATTCCAATGCTAGATTTATTGAAAAAAATCAACATCTTATGGATAAAGTTTTTGGAAAGATAATTCATAATAGAGATGATTCTATTTTTCAATTAGAAGATTCAGATTATGAAGAAGTAGAAGAAGATTTATCTAAAAATGAATTATCTTCTTTTTCTTTACAAAGAAAAGAAATTGAGTTTATCCAAAAAGCTTTAAAAAAAAATAATGGAAAAAGAAGAAAAGCAGCAAAAGAATTAGGAATTTCAGAAAGAACATTATACAGAAAAATTAAACAGTATGGTTTATAA
- the secG gene encoding preprotein translocase subunit SecG → MENVPIITFGFFIIITCLLLILVILIQNPKKESIHQSFMEKNFRFFGIKRTNTFLDNITWFLSIIIFFLTLFFNFLLKSKH, encoded by the coding sequence ATGGAAAATGTCCCCATAATTACATTTGGTTTTTTTATTATTATAACATGTCTTTTACTTATATTGGTTATTTTGATACAAAATCCTAAAAAAGAAAGTATTCATCAGTCTTTTATGGAGAAAAATTTTAGATTTTTTGGAATTAAGAGAACAAATACATTTTTGGATAATATCACTTGGTTTTTATCCATTATTATATTTTTTTTAACTCTATTTTTCAATTTTCTACTGAAATCAAAACATTGA
- a CDS encoding co-chaperone GroES, producing MVEVNIKPLADRVLVQPDPAETKTASGIIIPDTAKEKPQKGTIIAVGKGKKDEPMNLKKGDRVLYGKYSGTELKWEGEEYLIMRESDVIAII from the coding sequence ATGGTGGAAGTAAATATTAAACCTTTAGCAGATCGTGTTCTTGTGCAACCTGATCCTGCTGAGACAAAAACCGCTTCAGGTATTATTATTCCTGATACAGCAAAAGAAAAACCACAAAAAGGGACTATAATAGCAGTAGGGAAAGGGAAGAAAGATGAACCTATGAATCTAAAAAAAGGGGATAGAGTTTTATATGGAAAATATTCTGGAACAGAATTGAAATGGGAAGGAGAAGAATATCTCATTATGCGAGAATCTGATGTTATAGCTATCATATGA
- the groL gene encoding chaperonin GroEL (60 kDa chaperone family; promotes refolding of misfolded polypeptides especially under stressful conditions; forms two stacked rings of heptamers to form a barrel-shaped 14mer; ends can be capped by GroES; misfolded proteins enter the barrel where they are refolded when GroES binds), translated as MAKDIKFDIEARDKLKKGVDALANAVKVTLGPKGRNVVLQKSFGGPQVTKDGVTVAKEIELEDSIENLGAQMVKEVASKTNDVAGDGTTTATVLAQAIVREGLKNVAAGANPMDLKRGIDKALEVVILDLKRQSREVGGNTEKIKQVASISANNDEKTGALIADAFEKVGKEGVITVEEAKGTDTSVDVVEGMQFDRGYQSPYFVTNTEKMITEFDQPQILLSDKKIAAMKDLLPILEPVAQSGKPLLIISEEVEGEALATLVVNKIRGTLKVAAIKAPGFGDRRKAMLEDIAILTGGTVISEEIGSKLEDVKLHMLGKAERVIIDKDNTTIVNGGGNKKDIRARVDQIKAQIESTTSDYDKEKLQERLAKLAGGVAVLYVGAASEVEMKEKKDRVDDALNATRAAVEEGIVAGGGVALVRAIKSLDDTTGDNSDQDTGIQIVRRSLEEPLRQIVANAGGEGSVVVAKVAEGKGDFGYDAKIGEYKNMIVEGIIDPTKVARVALENAASVSGMLLTTECVVTEIKKDESNVAPPMPGAGGGGMGGMM; from the coding sequence ATGGCAAAAGATATTAAATTTGATATTGAAGCGAGAGATAAACTAAAAAAAGGAGTAGATGCGTTAGCAAATGCTGTGAAGGTAACTTTAGGACCAAAAGGTCGTAATGTTGTGCTGCAAAAATCCTTTGGAGGGCCTCAAGTTACTAAAGATGGAGTTACTGTTGCTAAAGAAATAGAATTAGAAGATTCTATAGAGAATCTTGGAGCTCAAATGGTGAAAGAGGTAGCTTCTAAAACTAATGATGTTGCTGGAGATGGGACTACAACCGCTACTGTGTTAGCTCAAGCTATTGTTAGAGAAGGGTTAAAAAATGTAGCAGCTGGAGCTAACCCTATGGATTTAAAAAGAGGAATAGATAAAGCTTTAGAAGTGGTAATTTTAGATCTTAAAAGGCAATCTAGAGAAGTTGGAGGAAATACAGAGAAAATAAAACAAGTAGCTTCTATTTCTGCAAATAATGATGAAAAAACTGGGGCTTTGATAGCTGATGCTTTTGAAAAAGTAGGGAAAGAAGGGGTTATTACCGTTGAAGAAGCGAAAGGAACAGATACATCTGTAGATGTAGTAGAAGGAATGCAATTTGATAGAGGATATCAGTCTCCCTATTTTGTTACAAATACTGAGAAAATGATAACAGAATTTGATCAACCTCAAATTTTATTATCTGATAAAAAAATAGCAGCAATGAAAGATTTGTTGCCTATATTGGAACCTGTAGCTCAATCCGGAAAACCTCTATTAATTATTTCTGAAGAAGTAGAAGGTGAAGCATTAGCTACATTAGTAGTAAATAAAATACGAGGAACTTTGAAAGTAGCGGCTATTAAAGCTCCTGGATTTGGAGATAGAAGAAAAGCTATGTTAGAAGATATTGCGATCCTAACAGGAGGAACTGTTATTTCTGAAGAAATAGGAAGTAAGTTGGAGGATGTGAAATTACATATGTTAGGGAAAGCAGAAAGAGTAATTATAGATAAAGATAATACTACTATAGTAAATGGAGGGGGAAATAAAAAAGATATAAGAGCACGTGTAGATCAAATTAAAGCTCAAATAGAATCTACAACATCAGATTATGATAAAGAAAAGTTACAAGAACGTCTTGCAAAATTAGCTGGAGGTGTAGCCGTGCTTTATGTAGGAGCGGCTTCTGAGGTTGAAATGAAGGAAAAAAAAGATCGTGTAGATGACGCTTTAAATGCTACTAGAGCTGCGGTAGAAGAAGGAATAGTTGCAGGAGGTGGAGTAGCTTTGGTTCGTGCTATAAAATCTTTAGATGATACCACAGGAGATAATTCAGACCAAGACACTGGAATACAAATAGTTAGAAGATCTCTAGAAGAACCTTTACGTCAAATTGTAGCTAATGCAGGAGGAGAGGGGTCTGTAGTAGTGGCTAAAGTGGCAGAAGGAAAAGGGGATTTTGGATATGATGCTAAGATTGGTGAATACAAAAATATGATAGTGGAAGGAATTATAGACCCAACTAAAGTAGCTAGAGTCGCATTGGAAAACGCGGCTTCTGTTTCGGGAATGTTATTAACTACTGAATGTGTTGTTACAGAAATAAAGAAAGATGAATCTAACGTTGCCCCTCCAATGCCAGGAGCTGGTGGAGGAGGAATGGGTGGAATGATGTAA